Part of the Faecalibacterium duncaniae genome, ATGGTAAATATCAGGAGCAGGAGGGTGCCCCGCTGGTGCGGGAGTTCTTGGCGGATACCGGCATGACAGCAGAACAGATCGACCGTGTGGCCTATCTGGTAGGGCACCACCATAGCCCGGCGCAGATCGACGGCATTGACTATCAAATTCTGATTGAGGCGGATTATATCGTCAATGCGTCCGAAAGCGGGTACGGTCAGCAGGCAATCCGAACCTTTATGGAACATACGATGAAAACGACAGCAGGTATCCGGCTGACGAAAACAGTGTTTGGAGTGTAAAAATGATTCAGAAGCATTGCTTTGAATGCGGTACGGCAAGCCCTCTTATATTCTGGTGGCTGGATATGTGAACCGCGGTGAGGCAGAAGAACACGCCGTGGTGCGGGAAGTCCGGGAAGAAACCGGGTTGGAAGTAGAGCACCTCCGGTTCAACCGTACCAAGTTTTTTGAGCCGTCTAACACGCTGATGTGCAACTTTACGGCTTTCGTCAGAACCGCAAAGGCACTGCATATCAACCACGAGGTGGACCGCTGCAAGTGGTTCACCCCACAGGAAGCCAGAGAAAACATCCGTCCCAACAGCCTTGCAGCGGAATTTTTGAATGCGTATCTGGACGAAGTGGGGAATAAGCCGATGGAGATGTGATTCGTGGCTGTGCCACGGGAATTTTGACGGAAAGTATGGAAAAAAGTTGGTTCGGCCTGTTTCGGTTGACTTTTTTATAAAGAATCGATATATTGATACTATATAGTATCAATAAGTATCAACTGCGAGGTGGGCAGAATGGATGGGGCACAGTTTGCCAAAATGCTTTCAGATAAGCATTTGCTTGAACTCAATCGGATGGAATACAAGTACTCGACTGTCAGCGTCAAAGAATTTGCCGAATTGCTGCGGCAAAACTTTGCGCAGCCTCTGCCGTTGACTGATTTTTCTGGAAATAAGCTGTTTTACCTGCCGAACCTCGCGCAAATTTCAACAAATGGTATGAAGCAGTTGCTCTCTGTCCCTGTCAGTGGACAAAACTTCGGTTTGTCGGCGATGACCGAGGAAATTTATGCGACTTTTCAAATTGAAAGTATCCGCTCGACCCGCAGCAGTATCCGTTATATCCTCGATGGTTATGCCCCTCGTGATGAACAAGAAGCCCGCATCTATGGTATGAAGCGCGGACTGGAGTTTATCGCGAATCGTCAGAATACGATTACCGAGGAGAATCTGCATCACCTATATCAGATCAGCACAGGGGATTATGCCGCCAGAGCAGTCATATTGAAAGACATCTCGCCTGAAAGTGAATTCAGGCGGGACTTTTTGTTTTTTATTGTAAAGGCTGGTTCCTGTTCTTTTGCGGAGATGGCTACACATTAAAGAACTTTGGCCTCATTGGCCGTCAACTGGAAGGTTGCTCCCAGCATAATATGAAAGTTATTGAGATCGCAAATGCCGTCGGATATGAAAATCAAGGCAAGTTTGCGCAGGTATTCGCAGAAACTTATAGCGTCACCCCACTGGAATTCCGCAGTCTGTCTAAATGAATATGGATGTGGGGGGCTGTAACTGGCCATAAGGGATAAAAGCATATCCGCCAGTGTACCGTGTGATGGATTTCACATGATACACTGGCGGCATTTTGTATAAAGAGAACGGATGCAGCAGGCTCCTAGTATCAAATCGTAAAACTGGCATTCAGCATCAGATTGGACTGACAGCGAACATGCTCGGCGGCTTTTAGTTCCCCACGAGCAAGACGAAGTGCCAGCGTAAAGCAATCTTCTGCAATTAAAGACATCGGGATTCCAATAAAAGAGATTGAGGGAATATAGTTGCTCAGGTGATTCCGGTCTTCCATTCGTCCAAAACTGAGAAGTTCGGCCTGCTGCGTAAAAATAAAGTCATTTCGAGCCAGAAGAGGGATCGCACCAAAGGCAAGAGTTGTGTTCATCGTGATCACAAGTTCCGGCTTCTCAGAAAGGTTCAGGATACGTCTTGCTGCGATAGCCCCTCCTTGATAAGAGTTTTCTGTGGAGAAACATTGCTGGAGTGAAATCGGGATTCCCTGCTGATGCAAAATAATCATTAGCTGATTCAGCGTATCATCTTCGGAACAATCAGGCTGAACTCCGGATAGAATGACGATGTTGTGATAGTTTTTTGCGGAGATGATTTGCGCGGCCTGTCGGATGGAATCCTCTGTCTGGCAGGATACGCTGCAGAAATTACGACTTGTGCCATTGAAAAGAATCAACGGCAGCGTGTTTGGCAGTTTTTCCAATGCATTTCGGTCGGATTCGGATTCAGCAACAACAATGGCTGCTGTATATGCGGAAGGTGCAAGGTTCCGGATTCGCATTTCCAATTGACCTCGTTCGTAGAGGCAGAGCAGAAGATTAAAAGGGGTGTCTGTCTGTTGAATCTGTCGTTCCATTGCAGAAGCGAAGAGGTTGACTTCTGCGCTGAGAGAGACAGATGGAAAAAACAGTGCGATGGTAAGCTGAGAAGGGGAAATAACAGACGGCGCATTCAGCTGGTATCCCAAATCACGCGCAGCACAGAGTACTTTTTGGGCAGTTTTATCCGCAACTTTGTGCTCTTTTGCAGTTCCATTCAAAACAAAACTGACAGTCGAGATGGAAACGCCGGCCAGTTTTGCAACATCTTTCATTACAGCCATAAAGAAATACCCCTTTTGCAATGCTTTTTTCTATTTTGCATGAAGAATTAAATTTTGTCAAGAAATTAAAATAACTTTAGCTAAAAATAAAATTTTAATTGACAGCCATCAAAAGGGAGTGTATAATATTCGCCGTTGACGTTAGTTACAACTTACTAACTGACGGAATGCATTTATGTTATCTGAAATGATGTTCTATTTTTGGAGGGAACTATGAGAAAGATTTCGCGTCGTAATTTTCTTCTGACCGCAGGTGTGGTCAGTGCCGCCGCTTTGCTGGCCGCTTGCGGCAGCTCCACTTCCTCTGCAAGCAGTGAATCTGCTTCCGAAAGCACGGCTTCTTCTGCGGAAAGTGCAGCTTCCAATGAAGCGGTGGAATATCCCATCACCATCCAGCATGCTTATGGCGAGACGGTCATTGAGGAGAAGCCCGAAAGCATTGTTGCAATTGCATGGGGTAATCCGGATGTGCCTCTGGCTCTGGGTGTCGTGCCCACTGGTGTTTCCAAAACAAACTTCGGCCCGGTCAACGAAGACGGCCTGCTGCCTTGGACTGCTGCCGCATTTGAAAAGCTGGGTGCATCGCCGAATGTCTTCAGTGATACGGACGGCTGGGATTATGAGGCCATCAGTGATTGCGCTCCGGACGTGATTCTGGCTGCTTACTCCGGTTTCTCCGAAGAAGAATATAATATGTTGAGCCAGATCGCTCCGACGGTTGCATATCCCAGCGTTGCATGGTCTACTACTTGGCGCGAAGAAACAATTGTAGATGCTACGGCGATGGGCATGAAGAGTGAAGGTGAAGCTCTGGTGGCTGAGACTGACGCTATGATTCAGAAAAAGTTGGCAGAGTATCCTGCTATTGAGGGCAAGAAGGCAGCCTTCTTCTGGCTGAGTGCTTCGGATCTGAGCACATTCTATATTTACACCACATTGGATCCGCGTGCCGCATTTCTGACGGATCTTGGAATGCCGCTGCCGGATAGTGTTGCCGCACTGGATAACGGGAAGGATTTTGCACTGACAGTCAGTGCGGAGAATGCAAATCAGTTCAGCGATGTGGAAATCATCATCACCTACGGTACAGATGAACTGCTGACCGCGCTTCAGGCTGATCCCCTGCTGAGTGAAATTTCGGCGGTGAAGAACGGTGCTGTGGTTCTGCTGGATTCCTCGGATGATCTGGCTGCTTCCAGCACACCCTCTATCCTGTCGATTCCGTATACGATTGACCGCTATCTGGAAGTCCTGAATGCTGTGGCAGAGAAAGCTGTATGAAGAATGGGCAGCGTGTGATTGGAATCACTCTGCTGGGTATGATCATTTTGGCAGGATGTATGCTGGCTTCCGTAGCATATGGTTCCAATCTTATTCCCATCGGGCAGGTTCTGCAGGCTCTTCAAAATCCAGATTCAGGAACTTTTGAGGCATCGGTCGTCTGGGCTCGTATTCCGCGCACTGTGTTTGGAGTACTGGCGGGAGCCGCACTGGGCGTATCAGGTGCTCTCATGCAGGCTGTGACCCGAAACCCGATTGCTGATCCCAGTGTACTTGGAGTCAATACCGGCGCATCCCTGTTTGTCGTGATTGGAATCGCGTGGATGCACATTACATCCAGCCAGCAATATATCTGGCTGGCCTTTGCAGGTGCGGCCTTGACTGCTGTTTTTGTCTACGGTATCGCATCGGTAGGTTATGGCGGTCCGACTTCGATCAAACTGGCATTGGCTGGCACTGCCACTGGCACGGCTCTTTCTGCCTTAGTCAACACCATTATGCTGCCGGACAGTTCTGTCATGAAAGAATTTCGCTTTTGGCAGGTCGGCAGCATCAGTGGTACAAGCTGGGGGGAGATACGCACCATTCTGCCATATCTTCTGGTGGGTTTTGTACTAGCGGTGATATTGATTCCAGCCTTGAATGCATTGGCTTTGGGTGATGAATTGGCTGCTGGTCTGGGTGTCAATGTGCAACTGGTGCGAGCACTGGCTGCACTGGGCGGTGTGCTGTTGTGTGCAGCCACCACTGCATTGGCAGGACCAATCGGCTTTGTAGGGTTAATGGTGCCGCACTTTGTCCGGTTGACGCTTGGTGCTGACCTTAAAACAGTAATTCCGCTTTCTGCATTATACGGTGCCGCCTTGCTGGTTCTCGCCGATGTGCTTGGCCGTGTTCTGGGCAGCCCTGGTGAACTGGAAGTAGGAATTGTAACGGCTGTTCTGGGAGCACCTGTCTTTATTCTTGTAGCAAAGAAAGCGAAGGTGCGCAGTTTATGAACAAACCGAACATTTCTGTGCGGCAGGGGTTTGCCCAAAGACACCGTCGCTCTGTTCTGGCAGCCGCTGTGCTCATCATTCTGAGCGTTGTTCTGGCTTGTCTGGTGATGACATGCGGCAACACTTACTATTCGTTGGCAGAAGTCTGGAAGATTCTTACCAGTGAAGGGACAAAAGGAGCTGCATTTACCATCAAAACTCTCCGGCTGCCTAAAATGCTCATTGGAATTCTTGCTGGAATCGCATTCGGGGTGTCCGGAAACACATTTCAAACCTTGCTTCGGAATCCACTGGCAAGTCCGGATATTATTGGTGTTACAAGTGGAGCCAGTGCAGCAGCAGTGTTTTGTATTCTGATGCTCAAATGGAGCGGCGGTATCGTATCGCTCGTTGCTGTGTTGGCCGGACTTTTCGTCGCAGCGTTGATTTACCTGCTGGCGCGTGACCGACATGGCTGTTCCGGCAGTCGGATGATCCTGATTGGCATCGGAATGCAGGCTATGCTCAATGCCTTGATTTCATGGATGTTATTGAAAGGCTCTGAATACGATGTTGCCACAGCATTACGATGGCTGCGGGGCAGCTTGAATGGTGTCCAGATGTCAGATGTTCCGGTGCTGAGCATCACAGTTTTGGTAGGTGGCTTCATTTTAATAGTGCTAAATCGAAGCTTGCAGGTTATGCAGTTGGGAGAAGAATACCCCATCACGCTTGGAGCGCCTGTCCAGCGTGTACGGTTGGGCTCCATTCTGTGCGCATTACTTCTTACAGCTGTGGCAACTTCTATCACTGGCCCCATCGCGTCCGTTGCTTTTCTGTCAGGTCCAATCGCATCAAGAATCGTTGGGAAAGGACGTACCAATCTGCTTGCTTCGGCACTGGTAGGTGTGGTTCTAATTCTGGCTTCAGAGCTGGTAGGACAAAATCTCTTTGCAGTGCGATATCCGGTGGGTGTTATCACTGGAATTTTGGGTGCACCATATCTGCTGCTGCTCCTGCTGCAAATCAATAAGAAAGGAGAGCGTGTCTGATGACAGAGCATACATTGCAAACTCAAAATCTCTCTGTGGGCTACGATGAAACCACCATCATTGAAGATTTGAATCTGGAAATCCCGGCTCACAAGGTTAGTGTGATCATTGGAGCGAACGGTTGCGGAAAATCCACCCTGATGAAAACCCTTTCACGGTTGCTGAAGCCCGAAAAAGGACAGGTGGTTCTGGACGGAAAAGCAGTTCACGGTTATCCTTCCACGCAGCTGGCGCAGATGCTTGGACTTCTTCCCCAGTCTCCAACGGTACCGGAGGGAATCACGGTGGCAGATTTGGTCGCACGTGGACGATATCCATACCGGAAGTTCATGCAGAATATGACCAAAGAGGACTATGCCGCAGTTGAGGATGCTCTGGAACGGATGGGAATCACAGAACTGGCCAACCGATGTGTGGATGAGCTTTCTGGCGGTCAGCGGCAGCGAGTGTGGATTGCTCTGGCACTGGCGCAGGAGACAGACATTTTGCTGCTTGATGAGCCGACAACCTATCTGGACATTGCCTATCAGGTGGAAATTCTTGATTTGCTGACAGAGTTAAACCGCAGAAAGGGAACGACCATCGTAATGATTTTGCATGATGTGAACCTTTCTGCACGATATGCGAATCATTTGTTTGCGCTCTGCCGTGGAAAATTGATTGCAGAAGGTAAACCGGCAGATGTCATTACAGAAGAGTTGATGCAAAAGGTGTATCAACTTAATTGCATTGTTATGAAGGATCCACTTTCTGGAGCACCACTCATTGTACCAAAGGGAAAATACTGATAAACCAAATAATTAGGCAAACCTCTCCTGACCATGTGATGGCCGGGAGAGGTATTTTGGGGCCTGTACCTGCCGCACAGGAGGCAACTGAAATTTTCTGAGACGTTCAGTATAACCTTTGAAGTTGATTTCAAGTCAATCCCTTTTTGAAATTTTATAGAAAGACATCCCGTCTGAGGGCAAAGCGAAGGTTTTGCTTTTCAGGCGGGATTTTTTTGCTTTTTGGGACTGTTGTATACAATATATGGACTAAGAGGGTGGGTGACTTGGACTACGAGTCCATAAACTTTTGCTCGAAAGTACGATACACTATTGTCACGGCAGCGGCCCACCTCCGAAAGGGATCGGGAGCCGCAGCCGGGCGGACCTTGAAAATTGAATATGCAGCTTCAGGTACTTCCAGATAATGATACTTCCGTAATTCGCGGCCCGGTCATAAAGAAGACGGGGTGGCCGAGAGGCCAATGGAGTGGTGCAAATCCAACGCCTGATTGTTTCCCTTTCTCAGGGGTGCCGGGGACAAATTAAGAGAAACCATACAAAACCTTTTCCAAACGCCGTTCGAGGGGAACCACGGACGGCGTTTTTATATATCAGCGAAAAGGAGTACGCAAATGAACCGCAAGACCACAAAAAAGGTGGACGAATCCACCCTGACAACTTTGTGCGCCGTCTGCCGAGGGGCATTTTTGGACGCAAAGGACGTCCGGCTCCGCAGAGCCGACCCCAGGCAGCTCGTCAAGGATGTCTGCACGTATTGCCAGACACGATATGGGTTTGACTACTACGTTCAGCCCATTGTCCGTAAATCGAAAATGACCGGAAAGGAGAACCGACGTGAAACTGAGCCAGCTTAAAATTGACCCGGAGTTTCAAAGCAAAATTCCGCCGCTGCAGTTTGAGGAAGAACAGCAGCTTGAGCAGAACATCATTGCCGAGGGTCGTCTTCTGAATCCCATCATCACATGGAATGGCTACATTCTGGATGGGCACACCCCGTCTCCCTTAATTAAAGATATTGTTGGGTAAAAAAGAAAGGTCAGTCGATTTTGCCGATGAAGCGGTAGTAGATTTCTACTTCCTGCTCACGGCTTCCGTCCTCGCCCTTGACAGCTTCGTGGACGGTTATTTTTTCAATTAGAGTGTTCAGAAGTTCGGCGGTCAGCTCCACAGGGTTGACATACTGTTTCATCAGGGCAATCCACTTTTCAGCATCCGCTGCGGTCTGTACGGCGGCTTCCATCGTTTCGTGAAGCTGTCTTATTTTTGTTTCAAGCTCCTTTTGCTCGTTCTGGTACTTCTCGGACAGCATATTGAAGTTATACTCGGTTATGCGTCCGGCAGACCAGTCCTCATACATTTTAGCAAACAGCCCGTCAACCTCGGCTTTACGCTTCTCTGCCTTTTTCAGCTCCGCAGCCTGCTTTTTCTTCGCAGAGTTTCTTTCCCTGTCGCTGGCATTGAGCAGGCGTTTCAGCAGCTTGTCCTCGTCTTTCTGTGCCAGCATAGACCAGTATTGCAGTCTTGCAAGCACATAGGCATACAGTACATCATAGCGGATATAGTGCATGGAACACTGGCGTAATCCCTGCCCGTTCTTGCTGCAATGGTAGTACCCGTATGGGTTCTTATTCTGCTTGTTTTCCCCATAGGCTAAAGACCATCCGCAGTCTGCACATTTTATCAATCCTGCGAAAATCTGTGTCGTACCGTTTCTGCGTTTCCTGCGTCTGCTTGCAATCAGCTCCTGAACTTTTTGGAACACTTCTTCAGAAATGATGGCTTCGTGGGTATTTTCCACACGATACCATTCTTCCTGCGGCTTCCGCACCTTTTTCTTGTTCTTGAATGAAATGTTGCTCTGCTTGTTGTGAATGCTGTGACCGATGTAGGTTTCCTCTTTCAAAATGCTCTTGACCTGTGCTATCGTCCACGCATAGGCTTTTTCTGCGGGCGCACCGGCGTAGATATTGGCGAAAGTCCCGTATCTTTCATAGTTCAGCCAGCCGGGGGTAGGTACTTTTTCCTCCACCAGAATCCGTGTAATGCTGGCGGCTCCACGCCCGTGTACAGCAAGGTCAAAAATCTTCTCTACAATCCAGCGTGTTTCCGGGTCGATCAGAAGATGACCTTTTTTGTCCGGGTCTTTTACATAGCCCAGCGGTGCATAGGCTCCATAGTGTGCGCCATTGGCAAATCTTGTGTGCATGGCAGCCTTGACCTTTTTGCTGGTCTGTCGGGCGTGCATTTCATTCAGGATGTTTAAGAACGGTGCAAGCTCGCTTTCTCCGTTGATGGTGTCCACATTGTCATTGATGGCAATGTAGCGTACTCCCTTGCTGGGGAAATAGATTTCCGTGTACTGACCGGTCAGGATATAGTTTCTTCCCAGACGGGATAAGTCCTTTGTGACAACGCAGTTGATTTTCCCGTCTTCGATGTCATCAATCATCCTTTGGAAACTTGGACGCTCGAAATTTGTCCCACTCCATCCGTCGTCAATGTACTCGTCTACAACGGTCAGCCCATGCTCTGCGGCATACTGTCTAAGCATCATGCGCTGGGTCTGGATACTGCCGCTTTCCCCCTGTAATTCATCGTCACGGCTCAATCTCAAATATAGTGCAGTGTTATAAATCGTTGTATTGTATGGTTGTTTCACGGTTAAAAATCCTCCTTCTAAAAGAAACAACCCACGCTTATACAATACTCGCTGGTACAAGTATATCATAAGCGTGGGCTGATTGACAGTCGTTATTCCGTATTTTTTCAGGAAGCGGCGGCAGCGTGCTGGATCACATCTTCCAGCAGGCTGTCAAGCGGCTTCCCATCCTGTGCGAAATGCTCCGATACCTTGATACGGACTTTCCCCATGACAAAATACTGGGTGCCGTCTTTTTCGGTAAGCAGGGTGCCGCTGTTTTTGTTATTGCTCTCGTTTTTGCTTTTTGCCATAGGCAGTTACCTCCATAAATGAAATATGCCCGACAAGGGAATGTCAGACAGGTGTACAGCCGCAGACTGTCTCCGTGTCAACCAAACCGTGTCAACCGGCAGAAAAGACTTTGAAAACAATCCATAGGCGCTCTATTATTACTTTTTACTTTTTCTTTGATTTCTTGGTTGACATGGTTGACAAAGGAGAGAAATGCCCCAAATATCAGGCTTTTCCCCGTCAACCGGCTGTCAACCAAAGCGTCAACCAAACTGTCAACCGGTGGCTTTTCAGAATGGAAGTTCCATTTGCCGGGCTTCTTCTTCCGTGATTTCCTGAAAACCGTCCCCCTCCGGCGGAGCTTGGTTGACACGCTCCCAGCCTTTTTGAGAACCGTATTTCTTATACCGCTTCGGGCTTTTGTAGGCTACCCAGCCCTGTATGATGCCGCCCGCAATGCCGGTATTCATAATCTCGCAGATTGCCCGTGTCTCCCAGTCTGCCGGGGAATTTAAGTTCCCCAGCGCTTCCTCATAAAGCTGCTTGGAACATACCCTGTCGCCGGTGTAGTCCTCCAAATAGGCGTAGATCATGCCGGCCTGTGTGTCTTCCTGCATAAAGTCCTGCTGGTGGGCGTTCAGGTATCGGTTCATTTCCATGCTGAATGACAGCTTATACTTCCCACTGCGATAAACCGTCATGGCTTCCGCCCACATCTGTTCGATATACGCCCTCGCCGCCGCTTCATCGTCCAGTATGTGAACCTCCGCCCGTTCCGGGTACACCGTCACGGGGAGAAAGCGCCGGTTGCCGGTGCGGTCACGGGGCAAAAAGTCCTGCCGGTTGGTCGTCCCTCCAAATACACATTGCCGCAGCCGGTCTGCCGGATGTGTCTCATACGGCACTTTGTAGGTTTCTTTCTGGCGGCTTAAGAATGACTTGATTTCCTCAATACTCTTGGCGTTGGCTGTGGCAATCATCTCCGACATCTCGATAATCCAATGCCCTTGCAGCTTGCGGTACACATTTTCATCGTCCAGCTTTTTCAAATCGTCTGAAAACCATTCGTCCCTGCCTGCCAGCAGCCGGAAAAAGGTAGATTTCCCGGCTCCCTGACCACCAACCAGACAGAGCATGACCTCAAACTTGCTCCCCGGTCTGAATACCCGCCGGATGGCTCCCATCAGGAACAGTTTCAAGGCTTCATAGGTGTATTCGTCCGTATCGGCTCCCAGAAAGTGATGCAGGGCGTAACGGATGCGCTCTGTGCCGTCCCATTGCAGGCTGTTCAGGTAATCCCTGACTGGATGGTAGCGGTTTTCATTGGCAACAATCTTGATGGCGCTCTGCACCTTTTTCTCGCTGGTAAGCCCGTAATTTTCTTCCAGATACAAAAGCAGGTAGTTCATGTCCATGTCGGTCAGCGTGGTACTGGTGCGCTCCCAGCCCAGCGGCTTCACAATGTCAATCTGCTCCGTCAAAAGGTTCAGGCGCAGCGCCCCGCGAAACAGAGGGTCACGCTGGAACACCGTCAGGCAGTTTCGGATGCTGTTCTTCACGCCGCCTTTCTGCGTCCCCTCTAATGTTTCCCGGATTTCTGCCGGTGTCTGCGCCGGTTCCATTGTGTCCATCGTCCTTTTGACCGCTTCCTGCGTTTCCGGCGGCAAGCTCTGAAATTCGCAGTTCAAGCCGCAACACCTCCTTTCCCTGTGCGGCGATCAATGCCGCTTTTTCTTCTATTTCTCCGTATAACAAAATATCCAAAAGGTATTCTGTGTAGCTTATCCTCTGCAACGCTTCCACAAAAAGAGGATGCCAGATGGCATCCTGCGGCTGTGGGGCGTGTGCTGTTTTCCAATGCTCCAGCAGGCGCAGATAATCGCATAGCACCCGGAAACAATACCGTTCCGTTTCCTGAAATCTCTGCTCCGCTGATTTTTGTCGGGGCTGTGACCTGTTGTGACGCTTCCTATCTGGCGGCGCATTGCCGGATTTCTCATAGGAAACGCCGAAGTCCTCCGCAAGCCTGACCGCAGCTTCCCGTTTCCCCAATCCATGCAGCAAAGCGGCCAAGTCGATCACATCCCCGGAAGCCCCGCAGCCGAAGCAGTAAAAGCGGCTGTCCACTTTCATGCTGGGCGTGCGGTCATTGTGGAATGGACAGCAGACCATGCCGTTTCTCCCCACCCGGATTCCATAGAATGAAGCAGCCTGCCGGGTGGTAACAGACTGTTTCACCGCTTCAAATACATTCAAATGCTCCCTCCATAAAAATACTGGTAGCGGTAAAGCTGCCGGTTATATCATAGCTCCATCTCATGTTTCTTTCTCTGTACTGCCTGTGGCTGCTCCCTCCGGCGCAGTGCGGTATCTACGGCGTTCTGCACCTGCCGTAGCCGTATGACTTCCTCCCGGAGTGGCTTGTGCTGCGGAGACAGTTCGGCATACTCTGTTTTTAACTGTGCGTATTCCTGTTTCCATGCTTTCAGGGCAATGGGTTTTCCGTCCAGTTTTTCTTTCAAAATACGGCGGGCGGCATAAAACAGCCGTAACTCCGCATCGTGGGATGTTTCAAATTTCTCCCTCTGTTTCTTAAACTTGATATTGTTCAATTCCGTATGAACAGGTTTTAGCCGCTGGTAATTCTCGCCCTCCCGTATCAATTCCTGCAATTCCTTTATCCGGGCAGATTTCTTTTTCATGGAGTCGCTTAACGCTTCAAATTCTTCGTTGACAGAGGAAAGACGCTCCTGCAAATCCTCTAATGTGAGCAGCTTGTTTTCCGTCAGATAATTGACGGCTTCGGCAAACTGCTTTAAGTTTCCGGTTCTGGCTTTATTGCTCCATGCCCCTGCGTTGCGCTGGTTGTAATAAGCGATCAACAGGTCGGCAAGGCTCGGTGTCTGCGGTTTGGAAAGTTCTTCTTTTACCTCTGCCATCCAGACAAACAGGGCTTTGATCTTCTTCCTCACATCCTGCATGAGCCGGTTGGTGGCTTTAATCCAGCGGTTCAGTTCCCCTTTCTCGGTGCGGATGCCCTTTGCTTCCATCTGCCGGACATTAGCTCCCTCGTGGACAGTAGGTATCAGGTCAAGCCCCTGCCGCACATAGGAACGGTGGTCGATACGCACATCCAGCCCTTTTTCCTCAAATTTTGTATTAACGGCAGCCGCCCACTGCTCCCGCCAGTGTTCCAGCGTTTCCGGCTCATGCCAGTCTGTTGTATGGACAGCGTTAAACATATAATCGCCGTTTTTATCCCGGATTCGGTTTCCATCTTCATCAAGAAGATATTCCCGACGCTGTTTTTGTCCCCATGTGCCATCCGGGTTCAAAGGGCGCATGGTTGTCATCACATGAAAATGCGGGTTAGGGATGCCGCCGTCCTCTTTCTCCGGGCTGTGAAAAGCAAGGTCGGCAATCATGCCTTTTGTCACAAACTGCTCCTGTACGAACTTCCTCGCCAGCTCCATGTTTTCTTCCAGCGTCAATTCATTCTGCATGGCAATATCAAAGGAATAGGCAA contains:
- the mobQ gene encoding MobQ family relaxase; its protein translation is MALYHFSIAQIKRSAGQSAIASAAYRAGERLYSSYYGEVSDYTKKGGVIASEIMLPPHAPEIYLDRATLWNAVENCEKHPKAQLAYSFDIAMQNELTLEENMELARKFVQEQFVTKGMIADLAFHSPEKEDGGIPNPHFHVMTTMRPLNPDGTWGQKQRREYLLDEDGNRIRDKNGDYMFNAVHTTDWHEPETLEHWREQWAAAVNTKFEEKGLDVRIDHRSYVRQGLDLIPTVHEGANVRQMEAKGIRTEKGELNRWIKATNRLMQDVRKKIKALFVWMAEVKEELSKPQTPSLADLLIAYYNQRNAGAWSNKARTGNLKQFAEAVNYLTENKLLTLEDLQERLSSVNEEFEALSDSMKKKSARIKELQELIREGENYQRLKPVHTELNNIKFKKQREKFETSHDAELRLFYAARRILKEKLDGKPIALKAWKQEYAQLKTEYAELSPQHKPLREEVIRLRQVQNAVDTALRRREQPQAVQRKKHEMEL
- a CDS encoding recombinase family protein gives rise to the protein MKQPYNTTIYNTALYLRLSRDDELQGESGSIQTQRMMLRQYAAEHGLTVVDEYIDDGWSGTNFERPSFQRMIDDIEDGKINCVVTKDLSRLGRNYILTGQYTEIYFPSKGVRYIAINDNVDTINGESELAPFLNILNEMHARQTSKKVKAAMHTRFANGAHYGAYAPLGYVKDPDKKGHLLIDPETRWIVEKIFDLAVHGRGAASITRILVEEKVPTPGWLNYERYGTFANIYAGAPAEKAYAWTIAQVKSILKEETYIGHSIHNKQSNISFKNKKKVRKPQEEWYRVENTHEAIISEEVFQKVQELIASRRRKRRNGTTQIFAGLIKCADCGWSLAYGENKQNKNPYGYYHCSKNGQGLRQCSMHYIRYDVLYAYVLARLQYWSMLAQKDEDKLLKRLLNASDRERNSAKKKQAAELKKAEKRKAEVDGLFAKMYEDWSAGRITEYNFNMLSEKYQNEQKELETKIRQLHETMEAAVQTAADAEKWIALMKQYVNPVELTAELLNTLIEKITVHEAVKGEDGSREQEVEIYYRFIGKID
- a CDS encoding virulence-associated E family protein yields the protein MDTMEPAQTPAEIRETLEGTQKGGVKNSIRNCLTVFQRDPLFRGALRLNLLTEQIDIVKPLGWERTSTTLTDMDMNYLLLYLEENYGLTSEKKVQSAIKIVANENRYHPVRDYLNSLQWDGTERIRYALHHFLGADTDEYTYEALKLFLMGAIRRVFRPGSKFEVMLCLVGGQGAGKSTFFRLLAGRDEWFSDDLKKLDDENVYRKLQGHWIIEMSEMIATANAKSIEEIKSFLSRQKETYKVPYETHPADRLRQCVFGGTTNRQDFLPRDRTGNRRFLPVTVYPERAEVHILDDEAAARAYIEQMWAEAMTVYRSGKYKLSFSMEMNRYLNAHQQDFMQEDTQAGMIYAYLEDYTGDRVCSKQLYEEALGNLNSPADWETRAICEIMNTGIAGGIIQGWVAYKSPKRYKKYGSQKGWERVNQAPPEGDGFQEITEEEARQMELPF
- a CDS encoding CHC2 zinc finger domain-containing protein gives rise to the protein MNVFEAVKQSVTTRQAASFYGIRVGRNGMVCCPFHNDRTPSMKVDSRFYCFGCGASGDVIDLAALLHGLGKREAAVRLAEDFGVSYEKSGNAPPDRKRHNRSQPRQKSAEQRFQETERYCFRVLCDYLRLLEHWKTAHAPQPQDAIWHPLFVEALQRISYTEYLLDILLYGEIEEKAALIAAQGKEVLRLELRISELAAGNAGSGQKDDGHNGTGADTGRNPGNIRGDAERRREEQHPKLPDGVPA